Proteins from a genomic interval of Pseudomonas versuta:
- a CDS encoding alpha/beta hydrolase, protein MPAPFAPDSLRASLQPLHDGQPLSREGLAYQHFYGLDFPQREVPVRRQLGRFSAGGYDLVSQVWWPESTPVATLFVIHGFYDHMGLYRHVIEWGLNRGFVVIACDLPGHGLSSGARASIDDFAQYQAVLQGLFIEAQSLALPQPWHLCGQSTGGAIVLDHALRQGDQSPAQGRVILLAPLIRPKDWRWSKFSYYLLRGFVKGIARRFSENSNDPQFLPFLQADPLQPVRLPTAWVGALARWIPRIERATPCSRRPLVIQGEADKTVDWQYNLEVLKTKFDQPKVLLLPEARHHLANETAEIRERYFAFLNKHL, encoded by the coding sequence ATGCCTGCCCCGTTTGCTCCCGATTCCTTGCGCGCCAGCTTGCAGCCTCTGCACGACGGCCAGCCATTGTCGCGGGAGGGGCTGGCGTACCAACATTTCTACGGGCTGGATTTCCCGCAGCGGGAAGTGCCGGTGCGCCGACAATTGGGGCGCTTCAGTGCCGGCGGCTACGACCTGGTCAGCCAGGTCTGGTGGCCAGAGTCCACCCCGGTGGCGACGCTCTTCGTCATCCATGGTTTTTACGATCACATGGGCTTGTATCGGCACGTCATTGAGTGGGGGTTGAATCGAGGTTTCGTGGTCATTGCCTGCGACTTGCCCGGGCACGGGCTTTCGAGTGGCGCGCGGGCCAGCATTGACGATTTCGCGCAGTACCAGGCGGTGCTGCAAGGGCTGTTTATCGAGGCCCAATCCCTGGCACTGCCGCAACCCTGGCACCTGTGCGGGCAAAGTACCGGAGGCGCGATTGTGCTTGATCATGCGCTGCGTCAGGGCGATCAAAGCCCGGCACAAGGACGGGTAATTCTGCTTGCGCCATTGATCAGGCCCAAGGACTGGCGTTGGTCGAAGTTCAGCTATTACCTGCTCAGGGGGTTCGTCAAAGGCATCGCCCGGCGTTTCAGCGAGAACTCCAACGATCCGCAATTCTTACCGTTCCTGCAGGCCGATCCGCTGCAGCCGGTGCGTCTGCCAACAGCATGGGTGGGTGCGCTGGCGCGCTGGATCCCGCGTATTGAGCGTGCAACACCCTGCTCGCGCCGGCCTCTGGTGATTCAGGGCGAAGCCGACAAGACGGTGGATTGGCAATACAACCTTGAGGTACTGAAGACTAAATTCGATCAGCCAAAGGTGTTGTTGCTGCCAGAAGCCCGGCACCATCTGGCGAATGAAACGGCCGAGATTCGCGAGCGCTATTTCGCGTTTCTGAATAAACATCTGTAG
- a CDS encoding HU family DNA-binding protein → MRKPDLANAIAEKADLTKEQASRVLNAVLEEITNALHRKDSVTLVGFGTFIQRHRGARTGQNPQTGEPVKIKASNTVAFKPGKFLKDSVNP, encoded by the coding sequence ATGCGTAAACCAGATCTCGCCAACGCTATCGCTGAAAAGGCTGACCTCACCAAAGAGCAAGCCAGCCGCGTCCTAAACGCAGTGCTTGAAGAAATCACCAATGCCCTGCATCGCAAAGACAGCGTAACGCTGGTCGGCTTCGGCACCTTTATTCAGCGCCATCGTGGTGCTCGCACCGGACAGAACCCGCAAACCGGCGAGCCGGTAAAAATCAAGGCCAGCAACACCGTAGCCTTCAAGCCGGGCAAATTCTTGAAAGACAGCGTCAATCCATAA
- the ubiA gene encoding 4-hydroxybenzoate octaprenyltransferase, translating into MYVRLLKSLNRLNPRAWDFIQLTRMDKPIGIYLLLWPTLWALWVAAKGVPSLSNLLIFVFGVILTRAGGCVINDFADRKVDGHVKRTEQRPLVSGKISSKEALVFFALLMGISFLLVLCTNAPTIWLSFGGLALAASYPFMKRYTYYPQVVLGAAFSWGMPMAFTAETGSLPAAAWLLYIANLLWTVGYDTYYAMTDREDDLKIGVKSTAILFGDADRMIILTLQGLALGCLLLAGTHFELGGWFHLGLLVAAGCFVWEFWYTRDRDPQRCFKAFLHNHWAGLAIFVGIVLNYALG; encoded by the coding sequence ATGTACGTGCGCCTGCTCAAGTCACTCAATCGCCTGAACCCTCGCGCCTGGGACTTCATCCAGCTGACCCGCATGGACAAGCCCATCGGCATTTACCTGCTGCTTTGGCCCACGCTGTGGGCGCTGTGGGTTGCCGCCAAGGGCGTGCCTTCGCTGAGCAACCTGCTGATCTTTGTCTTCGGGGTAATCCTGACCCGTGCCGGCGGTTGTGTCATTAACGACTTTGCCGATCGCAAAGTTGATGGCCACGTCAAACGTACAGAACAGCGGCCATTGGTCAGTGGAAAAATCAGCAGCAAAGAGGCATTGGTGTTTTTTGCGCTGCTGATGGGGATCAGTTTCCTGCTGGTGCTGTGCACTAATGCGCCGACCATCTGGCTGTCATTCGGCGGCCTGGCGCTGGCTGCAAGCTACCCGTTCATGAAGCGCTACACCTACTACCCGCAAGTGGTACTGGGGGCGGCGTTCTCATGGGGCATGCCCATGGCATTCACCGCCGAGACCGGCAGCCTGCCTGCCGCTGCCTGGTTGCTGTACATCGCCAACCTGCTGTGGACCGTGGGCTACGACACCTACTACGCCATGACCGACCGCGAAGATGATTTGAAAATCGGAGTCAAATCCACCGCCATTCTGTTTGGCGATGCTGACCGCATGATCATCCTTACCCTGCAAGGCCTGGCGCTTGGCTGCCTGCTGCTGGCAGGTACGCACTTCGAACTGGGCGGCTGGTTCCACCTCGGCCTGCTAGTCGCGGCCGGGTGCTTCGTGTGGGAGTTCTGGTATACCCGCGACCGCGACCCGCAGCGCTGTTTCAAAGCCTTCCTGCACAACCACTGGGCCGGGTTGGCAATCTTTGTAGGCATCGTCCTGAATTACGCATTGGGATGA
- a CDS encoding DUF2059 domain-containing protein yields MRRLFLLLMMFCTLPAWADNLDDLFTTAGWPEQRAHFVDALTAAQERYRNNLPPAVYQALVNNSNQRFAPDAMDRRAKEKMRNTLPDPVPALTFFQSPLGRRIVAAELLATRRDQLAKHAQGLPRIEASATRQLLINHLSRALPAREAGAEVTLAIAGVAADSLSSMIPGLLGGGQAQGMLDGQRQRLMEQIAGELDNTLLYVYRDLSDPELEEFVTFAESPDGKAYYLAALAAIRAGLAVGQSTSSLAQ; encoded by the coding sequence ATGCGCCGCTTGTTTTTACTGTTGATGATGTTTTGCACGTTACCCGCATGGGCAGATAACCTCGATGATCTGTTCACGACTGCCGGGTGGCCAGAACAGCGCGCGCATTTTGTTGATGCCCTTACTGCCGCCCAGGAACGCTATCGCAACAACCTGCCGCCTGCTGTCTATCAAGCCCTGGTCAATAACAGCAACCAGCGCTTTGCCCCCGACGCGATGGACCGGCGTGCCAAAGAGAAAATGCGCAACACCCTGCCTGACCCTGTGCCTGCACTGACATTTTTCCAGTCGCCGCTGGGCCGACGGATTGTGGCTGCAGAACTGCTGGCCACCCGCCGCGATCAGTTGGCAAAGCACGCACAAGGCTTGCCCCGGATCGAAGCCAGCGCCACTCGCCAGCTATTGATCAACCACTTGTCACGGGCACTGCCGGCCCGTGAAGCGGGCGCAGAAGTCACTCTGGCGATCGCCGGGGTTGCCGCTGACAGTTTGAGTTCGATGATTCCGGGGTTGCTCGGCGGTGGACAGGCCCAAGGCATGCTGGATGGCCAGCGCCAGCGCTTGATGGAGCAAATTGCGGGTGAGCTGGATAACACGTTGCTCTACGTGTATCGCGACCTGTCTGACCCGGAACTGGAAGAGTTCGTCACCTTCGCCGAATCGCCTGACGGCAAAGCCTATTACCTGGCGGCACTGGCGGCGATCCGCGCCGGGCTGGCAGTAGGCCAAAGCACCTCCAGCCTGGCGCAATAA
- a CDS encoding DUF6436 domain-containing protein, translating into MPVPTLKTLLACLLTLICAVGLWLAYDWFQGRYIRAFSDRTALFAGDVLSLPAELSGPGPIRVVHFWDPACPCNVGNQQHLRELLAHYVPLGVAFYSVQKPGTHGQLPATLGAIKPLPNLPGAEHLSASPAVAIWDRSGQLAYFGPYSEGATCNASNSFIEPILQALSEGRPVKATHTMAVGCYCPWQDAGASH; encoded by the coding sequence ATGCCTGTGCCCACTTTAAAAACCCTGCTTGCCTGCCTGCTGACGCTGATATGTGCCGTGGGTTTATGGCTGGCCTACGACTGGTTTCAGGGTCGCTACATTCGCGCCTTCAGCGACCGCACCGCACTGTTCGCCGGGGACGTGCTGAGCCTGCCGGCCGAGCTTTCAGGCCCGGGACCGATTCGCGTGGTGCATTTTTGGGACCCGGCCTGCCCGTGCAATGTCGGCAACCAGCAGCACCTGCGCGAACTGCTGGCGCATTATGTACCGCTGGGCGTTGCGTTCTACTCCGTGCAAAAGCCCGGCACCCACGGCCAGTTGCCCGCCACCCTTGGCGCGATAAAGCCATTGCCCAACCTGCCAGGCGCCGAGCACCTGAGCGCCAGCCCGGCTGTGGCCATCTGGGACCGCAGCGGCCAGCTGGCCTACTTTGGCCCCTACAGTGAAGGCGCCACTTGTAATGCCAGCAACAGTTTTATCGAGCCCATCCTGCAGGCATTGAGCGAAGGCCGCCCGGTAAAAGCCACCCACACCATGGCCGTTGGCTGCTATTGCCCATGGCAGGATGCTGGCGCTTCACACTAA
- a CDS encoding chorismate--pyruvate lyase family protein, whose protein sequence is MPHLTYPLISPVWLEKDQLPALPDEQVLDWLFDQGSLTRRLTALSRGAFSVLPLFEGWQALRPDECAALSLPEGSEGWVREVYLHGQQQPWVFARSVAAKSALEDGALNMDELGTRSLGELLFCDQAFERGALQVCHYPRAWLPAADQADLLWGRRSRFVRGALSVLVAEVFLPKLWAALSARPENN, encoded by the coding sequence GTGCCGCACTTAACTTACCCGCTGATCTCCCCTGTCTGGCTTGAAAAAGACCAGCTTCCTGCATTGCCTGATGAACAAGTCCTCGACTGGCTGTTCGATCAAGGCTCCTTGACCCGTCGCCTGACTGCGCTTTCCCGTGGAGCCTTTAGCGTGCTGCCGCTTTTTGAGGGCTGGCAGGCCTTGCGCCCGGATGAGTGTGCGGCCCTGAGCCTGCCCGAAGGCAGCGAGGGCTGGGTGCGTGAAGTGTATTTGCACGGTCAGCAGCAGCCGTGGGTGTTTGCCCGCAGCGTGGCGGCTAAAAGCGCTCTGGAAGATGGTGCATTGAATATGGACGAGCTGGGCACCCGGTCACTGGGTGAACTGCTGTTTTGTGATCAGGCTTTTGAGCGCGGTGCTTTGCAAGTGTGCCACTACCCGCGTGCCTGGTTGCCTGCTGCCGATCAGGCAGATCTGCTGTGGGGCCGCCGTTCGCGCTTTGTACGCGGAGCATTGAGCGTGCTGGTGGCCGAGGTGTTTTTACCAAAACTGTGGGCCGCCCTGAGTGCCCGGCCGGAGAACAACTGA
- a CDS encoding NAD(P)/FAD-dependent oxidoreductase — MNAPVVIVGTGLAGYNLAREFRKLDSETPLLLITADDGRSYSKPMLSTGFGKNKEADGLSMAMPGAMAQQLNAQIRTHTRISGIDPGHKQLWIGEEAVPYRDLILAWGAQTVQVPVEGDAQDAIYPINDLEDYARFRAAAAGKRRVLILGAGLIGCEFANDLIAGGYEVDLVAPCEQVMPTLLHPAAAAAVKAGLESLGARLHLGPVLTRLQRTEDGLQAHLSDASVIDCDVVVSAIGLRPRIDMAAAAGIRVNRGIEVNRQLKTSHDNIYALGDCAEVDGLSLLYVMPLMSCARALAQTLAGNPTAVSYGAMPITVKTPVCPLVVSPVPRGHEGVWTVEGQGADIKALCRDSEGKLLGYALTGEAVREKLALNKELPALLA; from the coding sequence ATGAACGCACCTGTCGTGATCGTTGGTACCGGCCTGGCCGGCTACAATCTGGCCCGGGAATTTCGCAAGCTGGACAGCGAAACCCCGCTGCTGCTGATCACGGCTGATGACGGCCGCTCCTACTCCAAGCCGATGCTGTCCACCGGCTTTGGCAAGAATAAAGAAGCTGACGGCCTGAGCATGGCGATGCCCGGCGCCATGGCGCAACAGCTCAACGCCCAGATACGGACCCACACCCGCATCAGCGGGATCGATCCGGGTCACAAGCAGCTGTGGATCGGCGAAGAAGCCGTTCCCTATCGCGACCTGATTCTGGCGTGGGGCGCGCAAACGGTGCAGGTGCCGGTAGAAGGTGATGCCCAGGACGCGATCTACCCGATCAACGACCTTGAAGACTACGCCCGCTTTCGCGCCGCCGCCGCAGGCAAGCGCCGGGTATTGATTCTGGGCGCAGGCCTGATCGGCTGTGAGTTTGCCAATGACTTGATCGCAGGCGGTTATGAAGTTGATCTGGTCGCACCCTGCGAGCAGGTCATGCCAACCCTGTTGCATCCCGCCGCCGCTGCAGCGGTCAAGGCCGGCCTTGAGAGCCTGGGCGCGCGCTTGCACCTGGGCCCGGTACTGACCCGCCTGCAACGCACTGAAGATGGGCTCCAGGCGCATTTGTCGGATGCCAGCGTGATCGACTGCGATGTCGTAGTGTCAGCCATTGGTTTGCGCCCGCGCATCGATATGGCCGCTGCCGCGGGGATTCGGGTCAATCGGGGAATCGAGGTCAATCGCCAGCTCAAAACCTCCCATGACAACATCTATGCCCTGGGCGACTGTGCCGAGGTCGATGGCTTGAGCCTGTTGTATGTCATGCCGCTGATGAGCTGTGCCCGGGCCCTGGCGCAAACCCTGGCAGGCAACCCCACGGCCGTCAGCTACGGTGCGATGCCGATTACCGTCAAAACCCCGGTTTGCCCGCTTGTAGTGTCCCCCGTGCCGCGTGGGCATGAAGGCGTGTGGACCGTGGAGGGTCAAGGCGCCGATATCAAGGCATTGTGCAGGGACAGTGAAGGCAAATTGCTCGGTTATGCCCTGACAGGTGAGGCGGTTCGCGAAAAACTGGCGCTGAACAAAGAGCTGCCTGCACTTTTGGCGTAA
- a CDS encoding penicillin acylase family protein, with the protein MKRSLTVTALVIAAIAGGGIWYVQSKLPMRQGQVGLNTLQGPVTVRYDERGVPHIRAGNQTDMYRALGYVQAQDRLFQMEIMRRLARGELAEVLGPKLVDTDKLFRSLRIRERAASYVAELDHQSPSWLALQAYLDGINQYQATHARPVEFDVLGITPRPFTAEDTISVAGYMAYSFAAAFRTEPLLTYVRDQLGSGYLQVFDLDWQPRGVLAPALSNNDWKNLGSLAQLSDQALSQAGLPQFEGSNAWVVSGKRTESGKPLLAGDPHIRFSTPSVWYEAQLSAPDFELYGYHQALVPFAFLGNNRDFGWSLTMFQNDDLDLIAEKTNPDNPNQVWYHGQWVDMSSSEQQIAVKGQPPVTLTLRQSPHGPIINDVLGSAAGSTPVAMWWGFLETRDPILEGFYQLNRADTLSKARTAATYIHAPGLNLVWANAKGDIGWWAAAQLPKRPAGVNPAFILDGSTRQADKDGFYPFSANPQEENPARGYIVSANFQPVSPAGIEIPGYYNLADRGQQLNRQLSDPGVKWNLKNSQALQLGTRTDYAQRVLKPLLPVLREVVSDPAERQLIEQLAQWQGDYPLDSTAATLFSQFLFSLADAAMHDELGDAFFDTLLTTRVIDDALPRLAASPDSPWWDNRNTAQKETRADTVKVAWQTSIAQLKATLGDDPAQWRWGKAHTLTHDHPLGRQKPLDWLFNVGPFEAPGSHEVPNNLSAKLGPAPWAVTYGPSTRRLIDFADPSHSLTINPVGQSGVPFDRHYSDQAQSYIEGDYSIPHLDETEIQLNTRSLLRLVPNQP; encoded by the coding sequence ATGAAACGCAGCCTGACCGTAACCGCCCTCGTTATTGCCGCCATCGCGGGCGGGGGTATCTGGTATGTGCAAAGCAAGTTGCCCATGCGCCAGGGGCAGGTCGGGCTGAACACACTGCAAGGCCCGGTCACGGTGCGTTATGACGAGCGCGGGGTGCCGCATATCCGCGCAGGCAACCAGACCGACATGTACCGCGCCCTCGGCTATGTGCAGGCGCAAGACCGTCTGTTTCAGATGGAAATAATGCGCCGCCTGGCCCGTGGGGAACTGGCCGAGGTACTCGGGCCCAAACTGGTCGATACCGACAAGTTGTTCCGCAGCCTGCGCATTCGCGAACGTGCCGCCAGCTATGTCGCCGAACTGGATCATCAGTCGCCTTCCTGGCTGGCGCTGCAAGCCTATCTGGACGGGATCAACCAGTACCAGGCCACCCATGCCAGACCGGTGGAGTTTGACGTGCTGGGCATCACCCCGAGGCCATTCACCGCTGAAGACACGATCAGCGTCGCCGGTTACATGGCCTACAGCTTTGCAGCCGCCTTTCGCACAGAGCCATTGCTGACCTACGTCCGTGACCAGTTGGGCAGCGGCTACCTGCAAGTCTTCGATCTCGACTGGCAGCCCCGGGGCGTATTGGCCCCGGCACTCTCGAACAACGACTGGAAAAACCTCGGCTCCCTCGCCCAACTGAGCGATCAGGCCTTGAGTCAGGCCGGCCTGCCACAGTTTGAGGGCAGCAATGCCTGGGTCGTGTCGGGCAAGCGCACCGAAAGTGGCAAGCCGCTGCTGGCAGGCGACCCGCACATTCGCTTCTCGACCCCATCGGTGTGGTACGAGGCGCAACTCTCGGCACCCGATTTTGAGCTCTACGGCTACCATCAGGCGCTGGTACCGTTCGCCTTCCTGGGCAACAACCGCGACTTTGGCTGGAGCCTGACCATGTTCCAGAACGATGATCTGGACCTGATTGCCGAGAAGACCAATCCCGACAACCCGAATCAGGTGTGGTACCACGGTCAGTGGGTCGACATGAGCAGCAGCGAACAGCAAATAGCGGTCAAAGGCCAGCCACCGGTGACGCTCACCCTGCGCCAGTCACCCCATGGCCCGATCATCAACGATGTACTCGGGTCTGCGGCCGGCAGCACGCCGGTCGCGATGTGGTGGGGCTTTCTGGAAACCCGGGATCCGATCCTCGAAGGCTTTTACCAACTCAACCGCGCCGACACGTTGAGCAAGGCACGCACGGCCGCCACCTACATTCACGCGCCGGGCCTGAATCTGGTGTGGGCAAACGCCAAGGGCGACATCGGCTGGTGGGCCGCGGCGCAATTGCCCAAACGCCCGGCCGGGGTCAATCCGGCTTTTATTCTGGATGGCAGTACCCGTCAGGCTGACAAAGACGGTTTCTACCCGTTCAGCGCAAACCCCCAGGAAGAGAACCCGGCGCGGGGCTATATCGTGTCGGCCAACTTCCAGCCGGTGTCGCCTGCCGGCATTGAGATACCCGGTTACTACAACCTGGCGGATCGCGGCCAGCAGCTCAATCGCCAGCTCAGTGACCCCGGCGTGAAGTGGAACCTGAAAAACAGCCAGGCGCTGCAACTGGGTACACGCACCGACTACGCCCAGCGTGTGCTCAAGCCGCTATTACCGGTGTTGCGTGAAGTGGTCAGCGATCCGGCCGAACGCCAGCTGATAGAACAACTGGCGCAATGGCAGGGCGATTACCCGCTGGATTCAACGGCCGCCACGTTGTTCAGCCAGTTCCTGTTCAGCCTGGCTGACGCCGCGATGCATGATGAATTGGGCGATGCTTTTTTTGACACCTTGCTGACCACCCGGGTGATCGACGACGCCTTGCCACGCCTCGCTGCAAGCCCGGACTCGCCGTGGTGGGACAACCGCAATACGGCGCAAAAAGAGACCCGGGCCGACACGGTCAAAGTCGCCTGGCAAACCAGCATCGCGCAGTTGAAAGCCACCCTGGGTGATGACCCGGCGCAATGGCGCTGGGGCAAGGCGCATACCCTGACTCACGACCACCCGCTGGGACGACAGAAACCGCTGGACTGGCTGTTTAACGTCGGCCCCTTCGAGGCCCCCGGCAGCCATGAAGTGCCAAACAATCTCAGCGCCAAACTCGGCCCCGCCCCCTGGGCAGTGACCTACGGTCCGTCGACCAGACGCCTGATCGACTTTGCCGATCCGTCCCACAGCCTGACCATCAACCCGGTGGGCCAAAGCGGCGTGCCCTTCGACAGACACTACAGCGACCAGGCCCAGTCCTACATCGAAGGCGACTACAGCATCCCGCATCTCGACGAGACGGAAATCCAGCTCAATACCCGCAGCCTCTTGCGCCTGGTGCCCAACCAACCGTAG
- a CDS encoding rubredoxin: protein MKKWQCIVCGLIYNEADGWPDDGIAPGTLWQDVPEDWLCPDCGVGKMDFEMIEIN, encoded by the coding sequence ATGAAAAAGTGGCAATGCATCGTATGTGGACTGATTTATAACGAAGCCGACGGCTGGCCGGATGACGGCATTGCCCCCGGTACGCTGTGGCAAGACGTACCTGAAGACTGGCTGTGCCCGGACTGCGGCGTTGGCAAGATGGATTTCGAGATGATCGAAATCAACTGA